The proteins below are encoded in one region of Oncorhynchus nerka isolate Pitt River linkage group LG15, Oner_Uvic_2.0, whole genome shotgun sequence:
- the LOC115143446 gene encoding hepatocyte growth factor-like protein, with amino-acid sequence MQLILSCVFLAFWRGLVKGSRCPLNDFQRSEGRELVPTSWNSARVLILPGLMLEDCARRCSNTLDCRAFNYETRPSITCKQLPWVEDGSNAEVKRNVNCDLYEKKVYVRKCIVGKGEDYRGKVFMTKSGHTCQQWWSKFPHDHRWTPTATNGLELNYCRNPDGDRIGPWCYTTDPERRYETCNIPHCKDEVCITCNGEDYRGQVDHTVSGRECQRWDQQYPHQHIYQPEKYPDKSLDDDYCRNPDASPVPWCYTTDADMERERCEISKCSVVTKRRLRSSYTTNCFRGRGEDYRGKVNETTGGIACQRWDAQYPHEHPFYPNTYECKGLEENYCRNPDGSEAPWCFTSVPEMRTALCLQIKRCADDIEAEDCYHENGKKYRGVVRKTRKGITCQKWSVNMPHKTKINPGTHPDANLTENYCRNPDGDQHGPWCYTTDPKTEFDYCAIKQCAGEKVSIIEPSEIVEFNECGKREDRLAKSPILRIVGGLPGNSPWTVSLRDRKGNHFCGGSLVSSKWVISTKQCFSSCYVDLPGYSAMMGTLFRNPIVGEPDRQTIPLTKIVCGPSESQLVMLQLEYHAQFNERVSQICLPPERYIVPEGTLCEIAGWGETQGTSTDDSVLNVAQIPVLSNKDCNNYFRGRVRENEMCTNSFQGGVGACERDYGGPLACQNSDCWVLEGVIIPMRRCGHPGQPNIFIRVSVYVDWIKKVMEMA; translated from the exons AGCCTTCAACTACGAGACGCGTCCCTCCATCACCTGTAAACAGCTGCCATGGGTGGAGGATGGCAGCAACGCAGAGGTCAAGAGGAACGTCAACTGTGACCTTTATGAGAAGAAGG TCTACGTAAGAAAGTGCATTGTGGGTAAAGGAGAAGACTATCGAGGCAAGGTGTTCATGACAAAAAGTGGCCATACTTGTCAACAGTGGTGGTCAAAGTTCCCACACGATCACAG ATGGACACCCACAGCCACTAATGGCTTGGAGCTGAACTACTGCAGGAACCCAGATGGGGACCGCATCGGGCCGTGGTGCTACACCACTGATCCAGAACGGCGTTATGAGACCTGCAATATCCCCCACTGCAAAGATG AGGTGTGTATCACATGTAATGGGGAAGACTACAGGGGTCAGGTTGACCACACAGTGAGTGGCAGAGAGTGCCAACGTTGGGACCAGCAGTACCCACACCAACACATCTACCAGCCTGAGAA GTATCCAGATAAGAGCTTGGATGATGACTACTGCCGTAACCCAGACGCCTCCCCTGTTCCCTGGTGCTACACCACAGACGCTGATATGGAGAGAGAGCGCTGCGAGATCAGCAAGTGCT CTGTGGTTACAAAGAGACGCCTCCGGTCCAGCTACACCACAAACTGTTTCCGTGGTCGCGGGGAGGATTACCGCGGTAAAGTAAATGAGACGACCGGCGGTATCGCCTGTCAGCGTTGGGACGCCCAGTACCCGCATGAGCACCCCTTCTACCCAAACACCTACGAATGCAA GGGCTTGGAGGAGAACTACTGTCGTAACCCAGATGGATCCGAGGCACCCTGGTGCTTCACGTCTGTGCCTGAGATGAGGACGGCTCTTTGTTTACAGATCAAACGCTGTGCAGACGACATTGAAGCTGAGG ATTGCTACCATGAAAATGGTAAAAAGTACAGGGGTGTAGTCCGTAAGACGCGTAAGGGCATCACCTGTCAGAAGTGGAGTGTCAACATGCCTCACAAAACAAA GATAAACCCAGGGACCCACCCTGATGCCAACCTGACAGAGAACTACTGCCGGAACCCAGATGGGGACCAGCACGGACCCTGGTGCTACACCACTGACCCCAAAACAGAGTTTGACTACTGTGCCATCAAGCAATGTG CTGGGGAGAAAGTGTCCATCATTGAGCCATCAG agattgTGGAGTTTAATGAgtgtggaaagagagaggatcGTTTGGCCAAGAGCCCAATACTGCGTATTGTTGGTGGGCTTCCTGGAAACTCTCCCTGGACCGTCAGTCTCAGAGACAG GAAAGGAAACCATTTCTGTGGAGGCTCCCTGGTTAGCTCCAAATGGGTGATCAGTACTAAGCAGTGTTTCTCCTCTTG CTATGTTGACCTTCCAGGGTACTCGGCCATGATGGGGACATTGTTTCGTAACCCCATAGTAGGAGAGCCAGACCGACAGACTATCCCTCTCACCAAGATCGTCTGTGGACCCTCTGAGTCCCAGCTGGTCATGCTACAACTGGAATA CCATGCCCAGTTTAACGAGCGTGTGTCTCAGATATGCCTGCCCCCTGAACGCTACATAGTTCCAGAAGGAACCCTCTGTGAGATCGCAGGCTGGGGTGAAACTCAAG GCACTTCTACAGATGACTCTGTGCTCAATGTGGCTCAAATACCAGTTCTAAGCAACAAGGATTGTAACAACTACTTTCGGGGTCGTGTTCGGGAGAACGAGATGTGCACCAACTCCTTCCAGGGTGGGGTGGGTGCCTGTGAG AGAGACTATGGGGGCCCTCTGGCCTGTCAGAACAGTGACTGCTGGGTGCTTGAGGGAGTGATCATCCCCATGAGGCGCTGTGGACACCCAGGCCAGCCTAACATCTTcatccgtgtctctgtctatgtgGACTGGATTAAGAAGGTCATGGAGATGGCTTAG